A window of the Helianthus annuus cultivar XRQ/B chromosome 4, HanXRQr2.0-SUNRISE, whole genome shotgun sequence genome harbors these coding sequences:
- the LOC110933298 gene encoding myosin-6-like gives MVRERVDWESYRERMLKRVSDFEKSKAAFDEEKAKFDVDKKAEEWGREGLKNKLQAAEQQLAKEKAEFKHICEKYNERAFAARNKIVELEAKIVDLTAKVEDAQAAQAAKQQIEVELADVKLQLSSKDKDLQAKDVEITELKRRLNDQIDRYESLEIDLEAEKVKAATAEEARAVSTTALNVAQTNYSEAQGIVDTLVSEAEWVRSRGVVLVANSILNAGELDHAVAALTDAARAVGHRGGYLECAQHVEEMFGQEFDVSHCSVTDQANAELTRAESAYDNLTLPVLDLVVEALKKDDWCQRLKAILYPPVTVELSDEEEPAGDDGGNGDDDGGNGDDGDDDGDQHYELE, from the exons ATGGTTAGGGAGCGAGTTGACTGGGAGAGTTATCGCGAGCGGATGTTGAAGCGTGTCAGCGATTTTGAGAAGTCCAAAGCCGCCTTTGATGAAGAGAAGGCCAAGTTTGATGTGGACAAGAAAGCGGAGGAATGGGGGCGTGAGGGCCTGAAAAATAAACTCCAAGCTGCCGAAcagcaactggccaaggagaaggccgagtttaAGCACATCTGTGAGAAATATAATGAGCGCGCGTTCGCGGCTCGCAacaagattgttgagcttgaAGCCAAGATTGTTGATCTCACTGCGAAGGTTGAGGATGCTCAGGCTGCACAGGCTGCCAAGCAGCAGATTGAG GTAGAGTTGGCTGACGTGAAGTTGCAATTGTCCAGCAAAGATAAGGATCTACAGGCCAAGGATGTCGAGATCACTGAGCTGAAACGCCGCCTGAATGACCAGATTGATAGATACGAGTCCTTGGAAATCGACCTCGAAGCGGAGAAGGTTAAGGCTGCCACTGCTGAAGAGGCACGCGCTGTCAGTACCACCGCCCTTAATGTAGCGCAGACTAACTACTCTGAGGCGCAAGGCATCGTTGATACACTTGTCTCTGAGGCCGAGTGGGTGCGCAGTCGCGGAGTAGTGCTG GTTGCCAACTCTATCCTCAACGCTGGGGAGCTAGATCACGCCGTTGCTGCTCTGACAGATGCTGCGCGCGCAGTAGGTCATCGAGGAGGGTATCTGGAATGTGCCCAACACGTCGAGGAGATGTTTGGACAAGAGTTTGACGTGAGCCATTGTTCGGTGACCGACCAGGCTAATGCCGAGTTGACGCGTGCTGAGAGTGCTTATGATAACCTCACATTGCCTGTACTGGACTTAGTTGTGGAGGCTCTAAAGAAAGACGACTGGTGTCAGCGCCTCAAGGCCATTCTCTATCCACCGGTCACTGTTGAACTATCGGATGAGGAGGAGCCAGCTGGTGATGACGGTGGAAACGGTGATGATGACGGCGGAAACGGTGATGATggcgatgatgatggtgatcaACATTATGAACTTGAATAG
- the LOC110933296 gene encoding uncharacterized protein LOC110933296, translating into MNNEWEETDPNDPTWEDNEGSSVFNRLQRNHEYFKPRQHVGYTEEAERDFRLAYRPAEAAEHSKFILKIALALLSREKLPPTVGKFNGLTDPDDHVRTFTSVGCLGGWNMPMWCHLFIQTLTGATRAWFDSLPPGKIKSWVDFKTQFLSYFSQQRRYQQDTAEVEDIWRRDGEGLEDFITRFNKECLEIGSVSEQLMRCHFKKAIRCDSLIRTITGKDGMPKEWDKLMEAAKIVAQIEESLAGNKSYHSEDRFSRWNTLDNNRSNRYKGNDWKSGRPRGHDERSCYREDVRETIDRIGYRKAVKDDNRDKHWTPLIKTPKEVLMTANHDFKAPRPMTNKKGQDPNLYCDFHKDSGHLTDECYSLSQEIEKALKSGKLSHLVKNVRKETRQLQRHDEGNHKKVRRLETHMVNGPRYSAKEKGKRPYEPSWQEQQVIFPVVRGGPRATRPVVITGIIGHYETEYIFIDPGSTANIIYEQFF; encoded by the coding sequence atgaacaacgaatgggaagaGACAGACCCGAATGATCCAACTTGGGAAGACAACGAGGGCTCGTCAGTCTTCAACCGCTTGCAGAGGAATCACGAATACTTCAAACCGAGACAGCATGTCGGGTATACAGAAGAAGCTGAAAGGGATTTCCGCCTGGCCTACAggccagcggaagctgcggagcATTCAAAATTCATCCTAAAAATCGCACTAGCGCTGCTTTCAAGAGAAAAGTTACCTCCGACTGTCGGGAAGTTCAACGGATTGACTGATCCGGATGATCATGTCAGAACTTTCACCAGCGTAGGTTGCTTGGGTGGTTGGAACATGCCTATGTGGTGTCACTTGTTTATTCAAACCCTTACCGGGGCTActcgcgcctggttcgacagccttcCACCAGGGAAGATCAAATCATGGGTAGATTTCAAGACACAGTTTTTGAGCTACTTCAGCCAACAACGACGCTACCAGCAAGACACTGCTGAAGTAGAAGATATCTGGCGAAgggatggtgaaggtctggaAGATTTCATCACCCGCTTTAACAAGGAATGTTTGGAGATAGGCAGCGTAAGCGAACAACTCATGCGTTGTCATTTCAAGAAAGCCATTCGCTGTGATAGTCTCATCAGAACTATCACAGGCAAAGACGGAATGCCAAAAGAATGGGATAAACTCATGGAAGCCGCAAAAATTGTTGCGCAAATCGAAGAATCACTCGCTGGGAACAAAAGTTATCACTCTGAAGATCGATTCTCCAGATGGAACACGCTCGACAACAACAGGAGCAACAGATACAAGGGTAATGATTGGAAGTCTGGGAGACCAAGGGGCCATGATGAAAGGTCGTGCTATAGGGAGGACGTGCGTGAAACAATAGACCGGATCGGTTACAGGAAAGCAGTTAAAGATGATAATCGTGAcaagcactggactccgctcataaAAACGCCAAAAGAGGTATTGATGACGGCGAACCATGATTTCAAGGCTCCCAGACCTATGACAAACAAGAAGGGGCAAGACCCCAACTTGTACTGTGATTTTCATAAAGACTCAGGGCACTTGACCGATGAGTGCTATAGTTTGTCCCAAGAGATCGAGAAAGCGCTAAAGAGCGGTAAGCTAAGCCACTTGGTGAAGAACGTGCGCAAAGAAACTCGTCAGCTCCAACGCCACGACGAAGGAAATCACAAGAAAGTCCGACGCTTAGAGAcccacatggtcaacggaccgaGATACAGCGCAAAAGAGAAAGGCAAGCGCCCCTATGAGCCTTCATGGCAAGAGCAACAGGTCATTTTCCCGGTAGTGCGCGGCGGTCCTCGCGCCACACGACCCGTCGTCATTACTGGTATCATCGGCCATTATGAAACGGAGTACATATTCATTGATCCAGGAAGTACAGCCAACATCATTTATGAACAGTTTTTTTAA